The Micromonospora sp. NBC_01740 genome includes a window with the following:
- a CDS encoding aldehyde dehydrogenase family protein, with protein MTAVRVPGTPIIEDGRLVSTSPATGAEAGRLPVATAEDVGRAVERARAAGEWWAGLGFGGRRERLLRWRSLLARRIEEIAELVHVEGGKPIADAVVELVSAVEHVDWAARNAGRVLGPRRVRSRLVLAEFSAHLEYQPYGVVGVIGPWNYPVFTPIGSAAYALAAGNAVVLKPSEYTPVVGQWLVDTFAEVVPEQPVFTAVHGLGDVGAALCRSGVDKVAFTGSSATARKVMAACAESLTPVLLEAGGKDAMIVDADADLDAAAEACVWGALTNAGQTCIGIERVYAVEPVFDAFVGKVVERAGRLTVGADDADIGPITMPSQVDVIRRHIDDALARGGRAVLGGADAVQPPYVRPTVLVDVPEDSTAVREETFGPTLTINRVRDADEAVARANALSYGLGGSVFGRRRAVAIARRLRSGMASVNSALTFAGMSTLPFGGVGDSGFGRIHGEDGLREFSRAKAITRRRARSLLPSTTFERTPADVARLVKAIKVMYGR; from the coding sequence ATGACGGCTGTGCGTGTCCCGGGTACCCCGATCATCGAGGACGGTCGGCTGGTGTCGACGAGCCCGGCGACCGGCGCGGAGGCCGGACGCCTGCCGGTCGCCACCGCCGAGGACGTCGGGCGGGCCGTCGAGCGGGCCCGAGCGGCCGGCGAGTGGTGGGCCGGGCTCGGCTTCGGCGGGCGCAGGGAGCGGCTGCTGCGCTGGCGCAGCCTCCTCGCCCGACGGATCGAGGAGATCGCCGAGCTGGTGCACGTCGAGGGCGGCAAGCCGATCGCCGACGCCGTCGTCGAACTCGTCAGCGCCGTCGAGCACGTCGACTGGGCGGCCCGCAACGCCGGCCGCGTGCTGGGCCCCCGCCGGGTCCGCTCACGGCTCGTCCTGGCCGAGTTCTCCGCCCACCTCGAATACCAGCCGTACGGCGTCGTCGGCGTGATCGGCCCGTGGAACTACCCCGTCTTCACCCCGATCGGCTCCGCCGCGTACGCGCTGGCGGCGGGGAACGCGGTGGTGCTGAAGCCCAGCGAGTACACCCCCGTCGTCGGGCAGTGGCTGGTCGACACGTTCGCCGAGGTGGTGCCGGAGCAGCCGGTGTTCACCGCCGTGCACGGGCTGGGCGACGTGGGGGCGGCGCTCTGCCGCTCGGGAGTGGACAAGGTGGCCTTCACCGGCTCGTCGGCCACCGCCCGGAAGGTGATGGCGGCCTGCGCCGAGTCGCTGACGCCGGTGCTGCTGGAGGCGGGCGGCAAGGACGCGATGATCGTCGACGCCGACGCAGACCTGGACGCCGCCGCCGAGGCGTGCGTCTGGGGCGCGCTGACCAACGCCGGCCAGACCTGCATCGGCATCGAACGGGTCTACGCGGTCGAGCCGGTCTTCGACGCCTTCGTCGGCAAGGTCGTCGAGCGGGCCGGCCGGCTGACCGTCGGCGCGGACGACGCAGACATCGGCCCGATCACCATGCCGAGCCAGGTCGACGTGATCCGCCGGCACATCGACGACGCGCTGGCCCGGGGCGGCCGGGCCGTGCTCGGCGGCGCGGACGCGGTGCAGCCGCCGTACGTGCGGCCGACCGTGCTGGTGGACGTCCCGGAGGACTCCACCGCCGTACGCGAGGAGACGTTCGGGCCGACGCTGACCATCAACCGGGTCCGCGACGCCGACGAGGCCGTCGCCCGCGCCAACGCCCTGTCGTACGGCCTGGGGGGTTCGGTCTTCGGCCGGCGGCGCGCGGTGGCGATCGCCCGGCGACTGCGCTCGGGCATGGCGTCGGTGAACTCGGCGCTGACCTTCGCCGGGATGTCCACCCTGCCGTTCGGCGGCGTCGGCGACTCCGGCTTCGGGCGCATCCACGGCGAGGACGGGCTGCGCGAGTTCAGCCGCGCCAAGGCCATCACCCGGCGGCGGGCCCGGTCGCTGCTGCCCTCGACGACCTTCGAGCGGACGCCGGCCGACGTCGCACGACTCGTCAAGGCCATCAAGGTCATGTACGGCAGGTGA